The Orcinus orca chromosome 4, mOrcOrc1.1, whole genome shotgun sequence genome includes a region encoding these proteins:
- the GUCY1A1 gene encoding guanylate cyclase soluble subunit alpha-1, which translates to MFCAKLKDLQITGDCPFSLLAPGPVPKEPAGEAAGGGPAAPAGGQGLCPGNPAKKPPGGLPQRKSSRSRVYLHTLAESICKLIFPEFERLNLALQRTLAKHKIKESRKSLEREDFEKIMADQAIAAGVPVEIIRESLGEELFKICYEEDEYILGVVGGTLKDFLNSFSTLLRQSSHCQEAEKKGRFEEASILCLDKDPDFLNVYYFFPKRITSLILPGIVKAAARILYETEVEVSSTPPCFHQHCSEFMDQPCLLYSVHVKTPRPSPPPGKPPSSLVIPTSLFCKTFPFHFMLDRDMTILQLGNGIRRLMSRRDVQGKPHFDEYFEILTPKISQNFSGIMTMLNMQFVVRVRRWDNAVKKSSRVMDLKGQMIYMVESSAILFLGSPCVDRLEDFTGRGLYLSDIPIHNALRDVVLIGEQARAQDGLKKRLGKLKATLEQAHQALEEEKRKTVDLLCSIFPCEVAQQLWQGRAVQAKRFGDVTMLFSDIVGFTAICSQCSPLQVITMLNALYTRFDRQCGELDVYKVETIGDAYCVAGGLHKESDTHAVRIALMALKMMELSDEVVSPHGEPIKMRIGLHSGSVFAGVVGVKMPRYCLFGNNVTLANKFESCSVPRKINVSPTTYRLLKDCPGFVFTPRSREELPPNFPSDIPGICHFLEAYQQGTTSKPWFQKKDVEEANANFLGKASGID; encoded by the exons ATGTTTTGCGCGAAGCTGAAAGACCTGCAGATCACGGGGGACTGCCCCTTCTCGCTGCTGGCCCCGGGCCCTGTCCCCAAAGAGCCCGCGGGCGAGGCGGCAGGGGGCGGGCCCGCAGCTCCGGCCGGAGGGCAGGGCCTCTGTCCCGGCAACCCCGCGAAGAAGCCGCCCGGAGGGCTTCCTCAGAGGAAGAGTAGCCGCAGCCGCGTCTACCTGCACACGCTGGCCGAGAGTATCTGCAAACTGATTTTCCCGGAG TTTGAGCGGCTGAACCTTGCCCTTCAGAGAACACTggcaaaacacaaaataaaggaaagcag gAAATCTTTGGAAAGAGAagactttgaaaaaataatggcagaCCAAGCGATTGCAGCAG GAGTCCCAGTGGAGATCATCAGAGAATCTCTCGGTgaggagctttttaaaatatgctacGAAGAAGATGAATACATCCTAGGGGTGGTCGGAGGAACCCTGAAAGACTTCTTAAACAGCTTCAGCACCCTTCTGAGACAAAGCAGTCACTGCCAGGAAGCAGAGAAGAAGGGCAGGTTTGAGGAAGCGTCCATCCTGTGCCTGGATAAAGATCCCGATTTCTTAAATGTTTACTATTTCTTCCCCAAGAGGATCACTTCCCTGATTCTCCCCGGCATCGTTAAGGCAGCTGCTCGCATCTTGTACGAGACCGAAGTGGAGGTGTCCTCGACGCCCCCCTGCTTCCACCAGCACTGCAGCGAGTTCATGGACCAGCCCTGCCTGCTCTACTCCGTCCACGTCAAGACCCCCCGGCCGTCCCCACCCCCGGGGAAGCCCCCGTCCTCGCTGGTGATCCCCACCTCACTCTTCTGCAAGACCTTCCCCTTCCATTTCATGCTGGACAGAGACATGACCATCCTGCAGTTGGGCAACGGCATCAGAAGGCTGATGAGCAGGAGAGACGTGCAAGGGAAGCCTCATTTTGACGAGTACTTCGAGATTCTCACTCCAAAGATCAGCCAGAACTTCAGCGGAATCATGACCATGTTGAACATGCAGTTTGTGGTCCGCGTGAGGAGGTGGGACAACGCCGTGAAGAAATCTTCCAGG GTGATGGACCTCAAAGGCCAGATGATCTACATGGTGGAGTCCAGCGCCATCCTGTTCCTGGGCTCGCCCTGCGTGGACAGACTGGAGGACTTCACGGGCCGGGGGCTCTACCTCTCGGACATCCCCATCCACAACGCACTGCGGGACGTGGTCCTGATCGGAGAGCAGGCCAGGGCGCAGGACGGCCTGAAGAAGAGGCTGGGCAAGCTCAAGGCCACGCTGGAGCAGGCCCACCAGGCCCTGGAGGAGGAGAAGCGGAAGACGGTGGACCTCCTGTGCTCCATCTTCCCCTGCGAGGTGGCGCAGCAGCTGTGGCAGGGCCGAGCCGTGCAGGCCAAGCGGTTTGGCGACGTCACCATGCTCTTCTCGGACATCGTGGGCTTCACGGCCATCTGCTCTCAGTGCTCCCCGCTGCAGGTCATCACCATGCTCAACGCACTCTACACCCGCTTCGACCGGCAGTGCGGGGAGCTGGACGTCTACAAG GTGGAGACCATCGGCGATGCATACTGTGTGGCTGGGGGCTTGCACAAAGAGAGCGACACCCACGCTGTTCGGATCGCACTGATGGCCCTGAAGATGATGGAGCTGTCTGATGAAGTGGTGTCTCCCCACGGAGAGCCCATCAAG ATGCGCATTGGACTGCATTCTGGGTCGGTTTTTGCCGGAGTTGTCGGAGTTAAGATGCCCCGTTACTGCCTTTTTGGAAATAATGTCACCTTGGCTAACAAGTTCGAGTCCTGCAGTGTCCCCCGGAAAATCAACGTCAGCCCTACCACCTACAG ATTACTCAAAGACTGTCCTGGTTTTGTGTTTACACCTCGATCAAGGGAGGAACTCCCACCAAACTTTCCTAGTGACATTCCTGGAATCTGTCATTTTCTGGAAGCTTATCAACAAGGAACAACTTCAAAGCCATGGTTCCAGAAGAAAGATGTTGAGGAAGCCAATGCCAATTTTTTAGGCAAAGCATCAGGAATAGATTAG